The following are encoded together in the Candidatus Rokuibacteriota bacterium genome:
- a CDS encoding PEP-CTERM sorting domain-containing protein has product MAILVGFVAAPLVAQAAPITDLGVVYDATYALVGTGVGNETYQVTVTAETSGSTLPGDFLTSLAIKIAAPPNIISFSLVSGPAGGTLLAGGVNAFGCNPGSDGFVCDAFTPISMPGGLVTLILNETIATGTLFTGDLAASIKAEYCDVGTGIGTTGLGCPSGQNGGITSEPITLTPVPEPITMFLGGTGLLLLGYAARKRLFGGQRATAI; this is encoded by the coding sequence GTGGCGATCCTCGTCGGATTCGTCGCTGCGCCCTTGGTGGCGCAGGCGGCCCCGATCACTGATCTCGGCGTCGTGTACGACGCGACCTATGCGTTAGTCGGCACGGGGGTCGGGAATGAGACTTATCAGGTTACGGTCACCGCGGAGACCTCGGGGTCCACGCTGCCGGGGGACTTTCTAACGTCACTGGCGATAAAGATCGCGGCGCCGCCCAACATTATCAGCTTCTCGCTCGTGAGCGGCCCAGCGGGGGGCACGCTGCTGGCCGGCGGCGTCAACGCCTTCGGGTGCAATCCTGGGTCGGACGGTTTTGTCTGCGACGCGTTCACGCCAATCTCCATGCCGGGCGGCTTGGTGACACTCATTCTGAATGAGACCATTGCAACGGGGACGCTGTTTACGGGCGATCTGGCGGCCTCGATCAAGGCCGAATACTGCGATGTCGGGACGGGCATTGGCACGACCGGCCTTGGCTGCCCGTCAGGCCAAAACGGTGGTATCACGTCGGAGCCTATTACCTTAACGCCCGTGCCCGAGCCCATCACGATGTTCTTGGGCGGCACTGGCCTGCTCCTGTTGGGCTACGCCGCTCGGAAGCGCTTGTTCGGCGGCCAGCGCGCGACGGCGATCTAG
- a CDS encoding EpsI family protein: MRQAARVSVSLAILLGALLVLQLRSTGEAVPIRKPLDSFPATLGEWQARRGTIFSVGILDKLKLTDYVMRDYGDERGRSLNLYIGYWDTQRKGAVIHSPKNCLPGAGWEPVESSFVTIPLPPPHPPIIVNRYLIQKDRDQQVVLYWYQSQGQVIAGEVPARIAMVKSALVRNRTDGAIVRVMSPVYGSARETSERLVAYVQAMYPVLGDYLPD, encoded by the coding sequence ATGAGGCAGGCGGCTCGAGTGTCGGTGTCGCTGGCGATCCTCCTCGGCGCGCTGCTGGTCCTGCAGCTGCGGTCCACAGGGGAGGCCGTGCCGATCCGGAAGCCGCTCGACTCCTTTCCGGCGACGCTGGGGGAGTGGCAGGCGCGCAGGGGGACGATCTTCAGTGTGGGTATCCTGGACAAGCTGAAGCTCACGGACTACGTGATGCGCGACTACGGCGATGAACGCGGTCGAAGTTTGAACCTCTACATCGGCTACTGGGACACGCAGCGGAAGGGCGCGGTGATTCACTCGCCGAAGAACTGCCTCCCCGGGGCCGGGTGGGAGCCAGTCGAGTCCTCGTTCGTCACGATCCCTCTCCCTCCTCCCCATCCGCCCATCATCGTGAACCGGTACCTGATCCAGAAGGATCGGGACCAACAGGTCGTCCTGTACTGGTATCAGTCCCAGGGGCAGGTGATCGCGGGGGAGGTGCCCGCGCGGATCGCGATGGTCAAGAGCGCCCTCGTCCGCAACCGCACCGACGGAGCGATCGTGAGGGTCATGAGCCCAGTCTACGGAAGCGCCCGGGAGACCTCCGAGCGCCTCGTCGCGTACGTTCAGGCGATGTATCCGGTCCTGGGCGACTACCTGCCCGACTGA
- the xrt gene encoding exosortase produces MPTLTKNLPALEQEQRERAHGRLRAGVLAGAVVAILIGLYARVLPVWLADLWDDPTYSHVYIVPIISGFVMWQRRRHLATLPIRGSWRGVPLILAGVAALIVGDIGAETFLMRSSLIVILAGLVLFHFGWAMLRALAFPLGFFLFLVPMPAIFFYAMTARLQNLAAENGAWALDLLGVPVLLDGNVIHLSNLTLGVTEACSGIRSLITLVALGVAWAHLMLPRFWMQVVLVISVLPITIVTNAGRIVMTGLVGRSFGVEYAEGFFHFFSGWLVFIVAILCLLAVHGVLRAVSPRRVWDTA; encoded by the coding sequence ATGCCGACGCTGACGAAAAACCTTCCAGCGCTCGAGCAGGAGCAGCGCGAACGAGCTCATGGTCGGCTCCGGGCCGGCGTGCTCGCGGGGGCGGTCGTCGCAATCCTGATCGGGCTCTACGCGCGCGTTCTTCCCGTCTGGCTGGCAGATCTCTGGGACGATCCCACCTACAGCCACGTGTACATCGTTCCGATCATCAGCGGCTTCGTCATGTGGCAGCGCCGGCGGCACCTGGCAACACTCCCGATCCGGGGCAGTTGGCGCGGGGTGCCGCTCATCCTGGCAGGCGTGGCCGCGCTCATCGTGGGCGACATCGGCGCCGAGACCTTCCTGATGCGAAGCTCGCTCATCGTTATTCTTGCCGGGCTGGTCCTGTTTCACTTCGGCTGGGCGATGCTCCGGGCGCTCGCGTTCCCGCTGGGCTTCTTCCTGTTCCTGGTGCCCATGCCGGCGATCTTCTTCTACGCCATGACGGCGCGGCTCCAGAACCTGGCCGCCGAGAACGGAGCCTGGGCCTTGGATCTCCTCGGCGTGCCGGTCCTCCTCGACGGGAACGTTATCCACCTGAGCAACCTCACGCTCGGTGTCACGGAGGCCTGCAGCGGCATCCGATCGCTGATCACCCTGGTGGCTCTCGGCGTTGCCTGGGCGCACCTCATGCTGCCGAGGTTCTGGATGCAGGTCGTGCTCGTGATCTCGGTCCTGCCCATCACGATCGTGACCAACGCCGGCCGCATCGTGATGACCGGTCTCGTCGGCCGGTCGTTCGGTGTCGAGTATGCCGAGGGATTCTTCCACTTCTTCTCCGGCTGGCTGGTCTTTATCGTCGCCATCCTCTGTCTGCTCGCGGTCCACGGCGTTCTCCGAGCAGTGAGCCCGCGCCGGGTCTGGGACACCGCATGA
- a CDS encoding tetratricopeptide repeat protein, with translation MSRRTRRWTILLVVGLLVVAGCSRSPEAQKTRHLERGDKYAAREQYREAILEYRNVLRFDPANERAIRQLGVSHYQLGELAQAFRYLLKAEELAPDAPDVRLKLGTIYFRAGETDEARREVTFVLEKEPKNLDGLVLLASMAATPEEVDAAIRRLETAQADLGDRAKLHLALGVLYLRKQDAVSAERAFQEAVARDPKFAEAHLALGELYLGKRDATQAEREFKAAADIAPVGSVARMRLADFYLLAQKPDDTKRILSEITQKAPAYLPAWRRLAEILFQERKYDESLRALQALLKKNPSDLEGHLLLGRVRLTKRENTEAIQEFQQVLKLDPRNAMARYQLGLAQVQAGNLQQAKAELKDAISAAPNFTEAVLLLAELNIQAGAFQPAIEDLESFLARQPRVFPAHRLLGLAYLAKREPARATEAFRKLQVLGPKDPRGFYLVGVGLRAQGKSAEAKKEFEAALALAPGYVEPAAQLASMALAAKQPDTALSRVTKQIALVPTSGGLQHLLGIVHLARREPRLAEGAFLKAIELEPTRIDAYVRLGDLYQASGRYDEALAKMNEALKTNPSALPPQMLMGILYERKGEVAKAQQVYEKVLTLNPRSALAANNLAWLYSEHGGDKEKALQLAQTAKEMAPEDPNVSDTLGWILYKRGVYQRAVALLKESASKLPDQPVVQYHLGLASLKVGDKDGARTALTAAVNSPASFAGKDEAKKALAELK, from the coding sequence ATGTCTCGCAGGACCCGCAGGTGGACCATTCTCCTGGTCGTCGGACTGCTGGTCGTGGCCGGCTGCTCTCGGTCCCCGGAGGCTCAGAAGACTCGCCATCTGGAGCGCGGCGACAAGTACGCCGCGCGAGAGCAGTACCGGGAGGCGATCCTCGAGTACCGGAACGTGCTCCGGTTCGACCCCGCCAATGAGCGCGCCATTAGGCAACTTGGCGTCTCGCACTACCAGCTTGGGGAGCTGGCGCAGGCGTTTCGTTATCTCCTGAAAGCCGAGGAGCTGGCCCCCGATGCCCCCGACGTCCGGCTCAAGCTCGGGACGATCTATTTCCGCGCGGGCGAGACGGACGAGGCCAGGCGGGAGGTCACCTTTGTCCTCGAGAAAGAGCCCAAGAACCTCGACGGGCTCGTGCTGCTGGCCAGCATGGCCGCCACGCCCGAGGAGGTAGACGCCGCGATCCGACGGCTCGAGACGGCCCAAGCCGATCTGGGGGATCGGGCGAAGCTGCATCTGGCGCTCGGCGTCCTCTACCTTCGGAAGCAGGACGCGGTGAGCGCGGAGCGTGCCTTCCAGGAGGCCGTGGCCCGCGATCCCAAGTTCGCCGAGGCCCATCTGGCGCTGGGCGAACTCTACCTCGGCAAGCGGGATGCCACTCAGGCTGAGCGAGAGTTCAAGGCGGCGGCTGACATCGCGCCGGTCGGCTCGGTGGCGCGGATGCGGCTCGCCGACTTCTACCTCCTCGCGCAAAAGCCTGATGATACCAAGCGCATCCTGTCGGAGATCACCCAGAAGGCCCCGGCGTATCTCCCCGCGTGGCGGCGGCTGGCCGAGATCTTGTTCCAGGAGCGCAAGTACGACGAGAGCCTCAGGGCCTTGCAGGCTCTGCTCAAGAAGAACCCATCAGACCTAGAGGGTCATCTCCTGCTAGGGCGCGTGCGCCTGACCAAGCGCGAGAACACCGAGGCGATCCAGGAATTCCAACAGGTGCTGAAGCTCGACCCGAGGAACGCCATGGCGCGCTACCAGCTCGGGCTGGCCCAGGTCCAGGCCGGGAATCTTCAGCAGGCCAAGGCCGAACTGAAGGACGCGATATCGGCCGCCCCCAACTTCACCGAGGCCGTGCTTCTGCTGGCCGAGCTGAACATCCAAGCGGGCGCGTTTCAACCCGCCATCGAGGACCTGGAGAGCTTCCTGGCCCGGCAGCCGAGAGTGTTCCCGGCCCACCGCCTCCTCGGCCTGGCCTATCTAGCCAAGCGTGAGCCGGCCCGGGCGACCGAGGCGTTCCGCAAGCTCCAGGTCCTCGGCCCAAAGGACCCCCGGGGGTTCTATCTGGTGGGTGTCGGACTCAGGGCGCAGGGAAAGAGCGCGGAGGCGAAGAAAGAATTCGAAGCCGCCCTCGCCTTGGCTCCCGGCTATGTCGAGCCGGCTGCCCAGCTTGCCAGCATGGCCCTCGCCGCAAAGCAGCCCGACACCGCCCTCAGCCGCGTCACGAAGCAGATCGCCCTGGTGCCCACGTCCGGAGGGCTCCAGCACCTGCTCGGCATTGTGCACCTCGCTCGGCGCGAGCCTAGGCTCGCCGAAGGCGCGTTTCTGAAGGCTATCGAGCTCGAGCCGACGCGGATCGACGCCTATGTGCGGCTTGGCGACCTCTACCAGGCCTCTGGCCGTTACGATGAGGCGCTAGCCAAGATGAACGAAGCGCTCAAGACGAACCCCAGCGCGCTCCCCCCGCAGATGCTCATGGGCATTCTCTACGAGCGCAAGGGAGAGGTCGCGAAGGCCCAGCAAGTATATGAAAAGGTCCTCACGCTCAATCCCCGCTCCGCGCTCGCGGCGAACAACCTGGCCTGGCTTTACTCCGAACACGGCGGCGACAAGGAAAAGGCGCTCCAACTGGCTCAAACGGCCAAGGAAATGGCTCCCGAAGACCCGAATGTCTCGGACACCCTGGGATGGATCCTCTACAAGCGCGGCGTATACCAGCGAGCGGTTGCCTTGTTGAAAGAGAGCGCGAGCAAGCTTCCGGACCAGCCGGTTGTCCAGTACCATCTCGGGTTAGCGTCCCTGAAGGTCGGAGACAAGGATGGCGCCCGCACGGCCTTGACCGCGGCCGTGAACTCGCCGGCGAGCTTCGCCGGGAAGGACGAGGCGAAAAAGGCCTTGGCGGAGCTCAAATAG
- a CDS encoding PEP-CTERM sorting domain-containing protein, whose translation MTALALLVTPLPALATFAINIVGPAPYGGGGITVVDNAAGDTNPAVGVMSLTAGLGGLPVIPGFSVSIDIGISNSPGGPLSSLVDLAWILSSLGDVGGTITVTASADGFTFPASGVPSILTSAVGGTLTPVAAGNSVTAQQWVDLSNLLFGLGTVTPGVQGPFTTASFNNTASAAFTSVTPYAITDRLILTLGADALTTGDLQSVVTPEPATMFLAGLGLLGLGYAARRRLFGQLS comes from the coding sequence GTGACTGCACTCGCCCTGCTGGTTACTCCTTTACCGGCTCTGGCTACCTTCGCCATTAACATCGTGGGTCCGGCGCCCTACGGTGGGGGCGGGATAACGGTTGTTGACAACGCAGCAGGGGATACGAATCCCGCCGTTGGCGTAATGTCACTCACAGCCGGTTTGGGAGGACTTCCGGTTATCCCCGGCTTTTCGGTCAGTATTGATATTGGGATAAGCAACAGTCCCGGTGGTCCCTTGTCTTCCTTGGTGGATTTGGCCTGGATCCTGAGCTCTTTGGGTGACGTAGGCGGCACGATCACGGTCACCGCTAGCGCCGATGGCTTCACGTTCCCGGCAAGCGGTGTGCCTTCGATCCTGACCAGCGCTGTCGGCGGCACCTTGACTCCCGTCGCTGCTGGCAATTCCGTTACTGCACAGCAATGGGTCGATCTGAGCAACCTTCTCTTTGGATTGGGCACTGTCACACCTGGCGTCCAGGGCCCGTTCACCACCGCCTCGTTCAACAACACTGCATCTGCGGCCTTTACTTCGGTTACCCCCTATGCGATCACCGACCGACTCATCTTGACCCTGGGGGCGGACGCCTTAACGACCGGCGACCTGCAGAGCGTCGTGACGCCCGAGCCCGCCACAATGTTCTTGGCTGGGCTGGGCCTACTCGGGCTCGGTTATGCAGCCCGGAGGCGTCTGTTCGGCCAATTGAGCTAA